From Triticum urartu cultivar G1812 chromosome 2, Tu2.1, whole genome shotgun sequence, a single genomic window includes:
- the LOC125534112 gene encoding uncharacterized acetyltransferase At3g50280-like has product MGDVRIVSRRMVRPEPITSGPPETIHLTPWDLRVITVDNIQKGILLPKPPATGGRGNDAAAMVERLELSFARALGRFYPYAGRLAVAPGSKDDAEGESMAISLRCSGEGAEFVHAVAPGVAVADITVPLCIPRVVWSFFPLDRLLGVDAIADSRPVLAAQVTELTDGLFVAMSANHGVADGTTFWHFFNTWSEISRLSDGDAGCEISSPLPVHRRWFLDGCPVPIPLPFGKLEDIIGQRVDTYPPVEECFLHFSAESVRKLKAKANAEMAGAAATDTAISSLQALLAHLWRAVCRARRLAPDQKTVYHLLAGCRGRVDGIPASYAGNAVEHATAISPAGEILERGLGWAAWLLNRAVASFDEASARERLASWPRNPGFMRMSEVVTAPHPHTTVATGSSPRFDVYGNDFGWGSPVAVRSGSGNKVDGKVTVYEGTGGGGSIALEVCLSPEAFPRLLADEEFMDMVGMAD; this is encoded by the coding sequence ATGGGCGACGTAAGGATCGTGTCCCGGCGCATGGTCCGGCCGGAACCAATCACCTCGGGTCCGCCGGAGACCATCCACCTGACGCCATGGGATCTCCGGGTGATCACCGTGGACAACATCCAGAAGGGCATCCTCCTGCCCAAGCCTCCAGCCACCGGAGGACGGGGAAACGATGCCGCCGCCATGGTCGAACGGCTCGAGTTGTCCTTCGCGCGCGCTCTGGGGCGCTTCTACCCCtacgccggccgcctcgccgtcgcGCCGGGGAGCAAAGACGACGCGGAGGGCGAGAGCATGGCCATCTCGCTCCGCTGCAGCGGCGAGGGCGCCGAGTTCGTCCACGCCGTGGCGCCCGGCGTCGCCGTCGCGGACATCACCGTCCCGCTCTGCATCCCGAGGGTGGTCTGGTCCTTCTTCCCTCTCGACAGGTTGCTCGGCGTGGACGCCATCGCGGACTCTCGTCCGGTCCTGGCCGCGCAGGTCACCGAGCTCACCGACGGTTTATTCGTCGCCATGTCGGCCAACCACGGCGTCGCCGACGGGACGACCTTCTGGCACTTCTTCAACACCTGGTCGGAGATCAGTCGCCTGAGCGACGGCGACGCTGGCTGCGAGATCTCCTCGCCGTTGCCGGTGCACCGGAGGTGGTTCCTGGACGGCTGCCCCGTCCCGATCCCTCTGCCCTTCGGCAAGCTCGAGGACATCATCGGCCAGCGTGTAGATACGTACCCGCCGGTGGAGGAATGCTTTCTCCATTTCTCGGCGGAGAGCGTGAGGAAGCTCAAGGCAAAGGCGAACGCCGAGATGGCCGGTGCGGCAGCCACGGACACCGCCATCTCCTCGCTGCAGGCCCTGCTCGCGCACCTGTGGCGTGCGGTGTGCCGGGCCAGGAGGCTCGCGCCGGACCAGAAGACAGTGTACCATCTCCTGGCCGGATGCCGCGGCCGCGTGGACGGCATACCGGCGTCCTACGCGGGTAATGCGGTGGAGCACGCCACCGCGATTTCCCCCGCCGGCGAGATCCTCGAGAGGGGCCTGGGCTGGGCGGCGTGGCTACTAAACAGGGCCGTGGCGTCGTTCGACGAGGCCAGTGCGAGGGAGAGGCTCGCGTCCTGGCCCCGGAACCCAGGCTTCATGCGCATGTCGGAGGTCGTGACTGCCCCGCACCCgcacacaacggtggcgacagggAGCTCGCCGCGGTTCGACGTGTACGGCAACGACTTCGGGTGGGGCAGCCCCGTGGCCGTGCGCAGCGGCTCGGGGAACAAGGTGGATGGAAAGGTGACCGTGTACGAGGGCACAGGCGGCGGAGGGAGCATTGCCCTGGAGGTTTGTCTGTCACCGGAGGCGTTCCCCAGGCTCCTCGCCGACGAGGAGTTCATGGACATGGTGGGCATGGCTGATTAA